In Quercus robur chromosome 11, dhQueRobu3.1, whole genome shotgun sequence, the following proteins share a genomic window:
- the LOC126706976 gene encoding polyadenylate-binding protein 8-like yields MAQVQAPPQNAIPGANGAGGANQFVTTSLYVGDLEQNVTDSQLYDLFNHLGQVVSVRVCRDLSTRRSLGYGYVNYSNPQDAARALELLNFTPLNGKPIRIMYSHRDPSIRKSGAGNIFIKNLDKAIDHKALHDTFSAFGNILSCKVATDSSGQSKGYGFVQFDNDEAAQKAIEKLNGMLLNDKQVFVGPFLRKQERETATDKTRFNNVFVKNLSELTTEEDLNRIFGEFGTLTSFVVMRDADGKSKCFGFINFENADDAARAVESLNGRKVDDKEWYVGKAQKKSEREVELKIRFEQSMKEAADKYQGANLYVKNLDDSIGDDRLKELFSQFGSITSCKVMRDPNGISRGSGFVAFSTPEEASRALSEMNGKMVVSKPLYVALAQRKEDRRARLQAQFSQMRPMAMAPSVAPRMQMYPPGGPGLGQQIFYGQAPPAIIPSQPGFGYQQQLVPGMRPGGAPMPNFFVSMLPQGQQAQRPGGRRAGGVQQTQQPVPLMQQQMLPRGRVYRYPPGRGLPDVPMPAVGSGMFSVPYDMGVGPMRDASPLSQPIPIGALATALANATPEQQRTMLGENLYPLVEQLEPDNAAKVTGMLLEMDQTEVLHLLESPEALKAKVAEAMEVLRNVQQQQAGNAADQLASLSLGDNLVS; encoded by the exons ATGGCACAGGTACAAGCTCCGCCTCAGAATGCGATCCCTGGTGCGAACGGTGCCGGCGGCGCCAACCAGTTCGTGACGACGTCGCTGTACGTCGGAGATCTTGAACAGAACGTCACCGATTCGCAGCTGTACGACCTGTTTAACCATCTGGGTCAGGTGGTTTCCGTTAGGGTTTGCAGGGACTTGAGCACTCGGCGATCGCTCGGTTATGGCTATGTCAACTATAGCAACCCTCAGGACG CTGCAAGGGCATTGGAACTCCTGAACTTCACTCCCCTGAATGGAAAGCCCATTAGGATTATGTATTCTCATCGTGACCCTAGTATTCGCAAAAGTGGGGCTGGAAACATTTTTATTAAG AATTTGGATAAGGCAATTGACCACAAAGCATTACATGATACATTTTCTGCATTTGGGAACATTCTCTCTTGCAAGGTAGCAACTGACTCCTCTGGCCAGTCAAAAGGCTATGGATTTGTGCAATTCGATAATGACGAAGCTGCCCAAAAAGCTATAGAGAAGTTGAATGGTATGCTATTGAATGATAAGCAAGTTTTTGTTGGACCCTTCCTCCGCAAGCAGGAAAGAGAAACTGCCACTGACAAGACAAGATTCAACAATGTTTTTGTAAAGAATCTCTCTGAATTGACAACTGAAGAAGATTTGAACAGAATTTTTGGAGAATTTGGAACTCTCACCAGTTTTGTGGTGATGAGGGATGCAGATGGGAAATCTAAGTGCTTTGGTTTTATCAACTTTGAGAATGCAGATGATGCCGCTAGGGCCGTAGAGTCTCTTAATGGGAGGAAAGTTGATGATAAGGAGTGGTATGTTGGGAAGGCACAGAAGAAGTCTGAAAGGGAAGTTGAGTTAAAAATTCGATTTGAACAGAGTATGAAAGAGGCTGCAGACAAATATCAAGGGGCAAACTTGTATGTTAAAAATTTAGATGACAGCATTGGTGATGATAGACTTAAGGAGCTTTTCTCTCAGTTTGGTTCCATTACTTCATGCAAG GTTATGCGAGACCCTAATGGAATAAGTAGAGGATCTGGGTTTGTTGCATTCTCTACTCCTGAAGAGGCATCTAGAGCT CTATCGGAGATGAATGGCAAAATGGTTGTGAGCAAACCTTTGTATGTTGCACTTGCACAACGAAAAGAGGATAGAAGAGCTAGGTTGCAG GCTCAATTTTCTCAAATGCGGCCAATGGCAATGGCACCTTCAGTTGCTCCTCGTATGCAAATGTACCCCCCCGGTGGTCCAGGCCTTGGACAACAAATATTCTATGGCCAGGCCCCTCCTGCTATCATTCCTTCCCAG CCTGGATTTGGGTATCAGCAGCAACTTGTTCCTGGTATGAGACCTGGTGGGGCTCCAATGCCAAATTTCTTTGTGTCAATGCTTCCACAGGGACAGCAAGCGCAGCGCCCTGGTGGCAGGCGTGCTGGGGGTGTGCAGCAAACCCAGCAGCCAGTTCCACTAATGCAGCAGCAG ATGCTTCCAAGGGGGCGAGTCTACCGTTATCCTCCTGGGCGTGGCCTGCCTGATGTTCCCATGCCTGCTGTTGGTAGCGGCATGTTTTCTGTTCCATATGATATGGGTGTTGGGCCGATGCGTGATGCATCACCGCTGTCTCAGCCAATCCCTATAGGGGCTTTGGCTACTGCCCTTGCAAATGCTACTCCAGAGCAGCAGAGAACG ATGCTGGGTGAGAATCTCTATCCACTTGTGGAACAGCTGGAGCCTGACAATGCAGCTAAGGTAACTGGTATGCTTCTGGAGATGGATCAGACTGAGGTGTTGCATTTGCTTGAGTCACCAGAAGCTCTGAAAGCAAAGGTGGCCGAGGCTATGGAGGTTTTGAGGAATGTTCAGCAGCAACAAGCTGGCAATGCAGCTGATCAGTTGGCCTCATTGTCACTTGGTGACAACCTTGTTTCCTAA